A window of Methanobacterium formicicum contains these coding sequences:
- a CDS encoding pseudomurein-binding repeat-containing protein, translating into MRKIIFTVSLLCILMFLSFNAVSAVNVSSEQVCSASGVVKNHVEMNHTLPTGVGVGENQVSMSQYLQLSTTAVLNINNNSNATIPITSCNNPAYPSETTGSRNINKTEYLDIANRVNTFINNYGVAPNYASTSTGTIRYESLIYLYAQILNSYKINGVLPDYIAMNTWNVVSNPNTVFISMENVNNASGRVKTFIETNDCLPNYVTISGRQITMPQFLSLTITAVLNINASLNTSIVLKNFGNAENPLETITNGNVNSTEYLDIANRVKNFMYTNGVAPNYASTSLGKMRFETLIYTFSRILHVYAVNNNTLPSYITVNTWVNGTNLIGSTLYGYVEKIFYGNLTSNQTIVLIVGIHPLENGIHTAIINSLNDKSLSLTKRFVIYMVHVTKDASDYSKGRMNGQLLGQNFIIPDVASENPMLVVDNHENKGNESGYTYSRFLYPISNTTITMTYANEIIAEMPFLAVYTPPNPTSPQYVTIPIANQGITTLIYETYLYDSVSKKEDDANLLIDALDMLQD; encoded by the coding sequence ATGAGAAAAATTATTTTTACAGTTTCATTATTGTGCATATTGATGTTTTTAAGTTTTAACGCGGTTTCTGCGGTGAATGTGTCTTCAGAACAAGTGTGTAGTGCGTCGGGTGTTGTTAAAAATCATGTAGAAATGAACCATACTCTTCCAACTGGTGTAGGTGTTGGTGAAAACCAAGTGAGCATGTCACAATACTTACAATTATCAACCACTGCCGTATTGAATATTAATAATAATTCAAATGCCACCATCCCTATCACTAGTTGTAATAATCCGGCATATCCTTCTGAAACCACCGGCAGCCGGAATATTAACAAAACCGAATATTTAGACATTGCTAATCGAGTTAATACATTTATAAACAATTATGGTGTAGCGCCCAATTATGCTTCTACCAGTACTGGAACGATTCGTTATGAATCATTAATCTATCTCTATGCACAGATATTGAATTCTTATAAAATAAACGGTGTTTTGCCAGATTACATTGCAATGAATACTTGGAATGTTGTTTCTAATCCAAATACTGTTTTTATTAGTATGGAAAATGTTAATAATGCATCAGGCCGGGTGAAAACGTTTATTGAAACTAATGATTGTCTTCCGAACTATGTTACAATTTCTGGAAGGCAGATAACCATGCCACAATTTTTAAGCCTCACAATCACAGCGGTATTAAATATTAATGCCAGTTTAAACACTTCTATTGTTCTTAAAAACTTTGGTAACGCTGAAAATCCATTAGAAACCATAACAAACGGGAATGTAAACTCCACAGAATACTTAGATATTGCAAACCGAGTTAAAAATTTCATGTACACCAATGGAGTAGCACCCAATTATGCATCCACAAGTTTAGGAAAAATGCGCTTTGAAACACTAATCTACACATTTTCCCGAATTCTTCACGTATATGCGGTTAACAACAACACACTACCCAGTTACATTACAGTAAATACTTGGGTAAATGGCACTAACTTAATAGGTAGCACACTTTATGGTTATGTGGAAAAGATTTTTTATGGAAATTTAACTTCTAATCAGACTATAGTTCTTATAGTAGGAATACATCCCTTGGAAAACGGAATACATACTGCTATCATAAATTCGTTAAATGACAAGTCATTAAGTCTTACTAAACGATTTGTTATTTATATGGTTCATGTAACCAAGGATGCCAGTGATTATAGCAAAGGAAGAATGAACGGACAATTATTAGGTCAGAACTTCATAATTCCTGATGTTGCCAGTGAAAATCCCATGTTAGTTGTAGATAATCATGAAAACAAGGGCAATGAAAGCGGTTACACCTATTCAAGATTTTTATATCCCATCTCAAATACTACCATAACTATGACCTATGCTAATGAAATAATAGCTGAAATGCCATTTTTAGCTGTATACACCCCTCCAAATCCCACAAGCCCTCAATATGTCACAATACCCATTGCCAATCAAGGGATAACCACTTTAATCTACGAAACTTATCTATATGATTCGGTATCAAAAAAAGAAGATGATGCAAACTTATTAATTGATGCGTTAGATATGTTACAAGATTAA
- the hisF gene encoding imidazole glycerol phosphate synthase subunit HisF has product MLAKRIIPCLDCDLNVPHGRVVKGVEFKQIRYAGEPVALATKYYEDGADEIVFLDITASHERRETMADVIKATTENVFVPICVGGGIRKPQDYVNMLKAGADKCSTNTAAIHNPDLINEASKVVGSQACVIGIDAKRRYVDDPQESDDHVIIETPQGYCWYDCSIYGGREFTGIDAIKWAMECQERGAGEILLTSMDRDGTKDGYDIPLNRAMSEMLDIPIIASGGGGSPEHIYETLTKGKSDAALAASIFHFDEYPVPVVKEYLKERGVAVRL; this is encoded by the coding sequence ATGCTGGCAAAACGTATCATACCCTGCCTGGACTGCGACCTCAACGTTCCCCACGGACGTGTAGTCAAAGGAGTAGAATTCAAACAGATCCGCTACGCCGGAGAACCAGTGGCCCTGGCCACCAAATACTACGAGGATGGAGCAGATGAAATTGTATTCCTGGATATAACCGCCTCCCACGAAAGGAGAGAAACCATGGCCGATGTTATAAAGGCCACCACGGAGAATGTCTTCGTGCCCATATGTGTGGGTGGTGGAATACGGAAGCCCCAGGACTACGTGAACATGCTCAAAGCCGGTGCAGACAAATGTTCTACCAACACCGCTGCCATACACAACCCGGACCTTATCAACGAGGCCTCCAAGGTGGTGGGTAGTCAGGCCTGTGTCATTGGGATAGATGCCAAAAGGCGCTACGTGGATGACCCCCAAGAAAGTGATGACCACGTGATAATTGAAACTCCCCAGGGTTACTGCTGGTACGATTGCAGTATTTACGGGGGAAGAGAATTTACCGGAATAGATGCCATTAAATGGGCCATGGAGTGCCAGGAACGTGGGGCCGGGGAGATACTCCTCACCAGCATGGACCGGGACGGTACCAAGGATGGTTACGACATACCCCTGAACCGGGCCATGAGCGAAATGCTGGATATTCCCATAATTGCCTCGGGTGGTGGGGGTAGTCCCGAACATATCTACGAAACCCTGACCAAGGGTAAATCAGATGCAGCCTTAGCTGCCAGCATCTTCCACTTTGATGAGTATCCTGTGCCGGTGGTGAAGGAGTACTTGAAGGAAAGGGGTGTGGCAGTTCGACTGTAA